A genomic segment from Candidatus Pacearchaeota archaeon encodes:
- a CDS encoding HIT domain-containing protein — translation MIKENMIKEKECIFCKIAKKEIKTENIAETNNFYAFPDANPISKGHTLIIPKKHYIDLLEIDEKLGEELLKIIKEVGEKKLKEGAEGFNLIVNTKPAAGQVIMHLHFHIIPRRKGDNVKLH, via the coding sequence ATGATAAAAGAAAATATGATAAAAGAAAAAGAATGTATATTTTGTAAAATTGCAAAAAAAGAAATAAAAACAGAAAATATTGCAGAAACAAATAATTTTTATGCTTTTCCTGATGCAAATCCTATCTCTAAAGGACATACTTTAATAATTCCTAAAAAACATTATATAGATTTATTAGAAATAGACGAAAAACTAGGAGAAGAGTTGTTAAAGATAATTAAAGAGGTTGGAGAAAAAAAATTAAAAGAAGGGGCTGAAGGTTTTAATCTTATTGTTAATACAAAGCCAGCAGCAGGACAAGTAATTATGCATTTACATTTTCATATCATACCAAGAAGAAAAGGAGATAATGTTAAATTACATTAG
- a CDS encoding 30S ribosomal protein S17e, translated as MGRIKTSLIKRTAKELKKIFNFDEDFEKNKILLNGIIESKRLRNMISGYITRLKKEEKQR; from the coding sequence ATGGGAAGAATAAAAACATCTCTTATTAAAAGAACGGCAAAGGAATTAAAAAAAATATTCAATTTCGATGAAGATTTTGAGAAAAATAAAATATTATTAAATGGTATTATAGAAAGTAAAAGGTTAAGAAATATGATTTCTGGTTATATTACAAGATTAAAGAAAGAAGAAAAGCAAAGATAA
- a CDS encoding permease yields MERKDWNILIWIVVIFSLLYFVPSDTEWFRNSILSAFDLLHDYAKKHVLTCLLPALFIAGAISVFIKKEKVMKYLGHEAKKYVSYCVASVSGALLTVCSCTILPLFAGIRKRGAGLGPAITFLFAGPAINITAIFLTMSVLGIKIGLARIFFVILISILTGLTMQFIFKEKVEKEKLIIYEKEESKISNIVLTAFFLMLIGILVVNGLKINTLLKYFLMFSFTLGVVLIILFKFKKNSTKLWLEETWNFAKILLPLLFIGVFIAGFIMSLLPKTLIEGLVGSNTIFGNLIASIFGAFMYFSTLTEIPIIQALIAKGMASGPALTLLLSGPSLSLPNMLVIRKVLGTKKTITYVGLVIVYSTIAGLIFGLFF; encoded by the coding sequence ATGGAAAGAAAAGATTGGAATATACTTATCTGGATTGTAGTTATCTTTAGCTTGCTATACTTTGTTCCTTCGGATACAGAATGGTTCAGAAATTCAATTTTATCAGCTTTTGATTTGTTACATGATTATGCAAAGAAACACGTTTTAACTTGTTTGTTGCCTGCTTTGTTTATTGCTGGGGCGATTTCTGTTTTTATTAAGAAAGAAAAAGTTATGAAATATTTAGGGCATGAAGCAAAAAAATATGTTTCTTATTGTGTTGCTTCTGTTTCAGGTGCATTATTGACTGTATGTTCATGTACAATCTTGCCGCTATTTGCTGGAATTAGAAAAAGAGGAGCGGGTTTAGGCCCGGCAATAACTTTTCTTTTCGCAGGTCCTGCAATAAATATTACCGCAATTTTTTTGACAATGTCTGTTTTAGGAATAAAAATTGGTTTAGCAAGAATATTTTTTGTTATTCTCATATCGATTCTTACTGGTTTAACTATGCAATTCATATTTAAAGAAAAGGTTGAAAAAGAAAAGCTAATAATTTATGAAAAAGAAGAATCAAAAATTTCTAACATTGTTTTAACCGCTTTCTTTCTTATGCTTATTGGAATTCTCGTTGTAAATGGCTTAAAAATAAACACTTTGCTTAAATATTTTTTAATGTTTTCTTTTACATTAGGAGTAGTTCTTATTATTTTGTTTAAGTTCAAAAAAAATTCAACAAAATTGTGGTTAGAGGAAACTTGGAATTTTGCTAAAATTCTTTTGCCATTATTATTTATAGGAGTTTTTATTGCAGGATTTATAATGTCTTTGCTACCTAAAACATTAATAGAAGGTTTAGTAGGCAGCAACACGATATTTGGAAACCTGATTGCTTCAATATTTGGAGCATTTATGTACTTTTCAACTTTAACTGAAATTCCAATAATTCAGGCGTTGATTGCTAAAGGTATGGCTTCTGGTCCTGCTCTTACATTGCTTCTTTCTGGTCCGAGTTTAAGTTTACCGAATATGTTAGTTATAAGAAAAGTTTTAGGAACAAAGAAAACAATAACATATGTTGGTTTAGTGATTGTTTATTCAACAATTGCTGGATTGATTTTTGGTTTATTTTTTTAA
- a CDS encoding FAD-dependent oxidoreductase: protein MVIYDLIIIGAGPAGLTASLYAGRYKLKCLLIYSLLGGTMTEAYNIENFPSYKNISGIELTKRIYEQIKNLKVEEKLEVVKKIEKEKKFFSILTDKNRYYSKTIIIATGREKAKLNLKNEDKFLGKGIHYCASCDAPFYKNKIVAVVGGGNCALNSSLLLSKYAKKVYIIYRKKDFIRADKILVDKIKKNKKIKILFNRNIEELIGKEKLEQIRLDNNKKIKVDGLFIEIGYVPNKEIFKNLKIKFENNYIKVNNKQETNIKGIFAAGDITSNNLKQIITACGEGAIAAFSAYNFIKEKEK from the coding sequence ATGGTAATTTATGACTTGATTATAATTGGTGCTGGTCCCGCTGGTTTAACAGCTTCTCTATATGCTGGAAGGTATAAATTAAAATGTTTACTTATATATTCTTTATTAGGCGGGACTATGACAGAAGCTTACAACATAGAAAATTTTCCTTCTTATAAAAATATTTCTGGTATTGAATTAACAAAAAGAATTTATGAACAAATAAAAAATTTAAAAGTAGAGGAAAAATTAGAGGTTGTAAAAAAAATAGAAAAAGAGAAAAAATTTTTTTCTATTTTAACAGATAAAAATAGATATTATTCAAAAACAATAATAATAGCAACAGGAAGAGAAAAAGCAAAATTAAATTTAAAAAATGAAGATAAATTTTTAGGAAAGGGAATTCATTATTGCGCTAGTTGTGATGCTCCTTTTTATAAAAATAAAATTGTTGCTGTCGTAGGAGGGGGGAATTGCGCATTAAATTCATCTTTATTACTAAGCAAATATGCTAAAAAAGTTTATATAATATACAGAAAAAAAGATTTCATTAGAGCGGATAAAATTTTAGTAGATAAAATAAAGAAAAATAAAAAAATTAAAATTTTATTCAATAGGAATATAGAAGAATTAATTGGAAAAGAAAAATTAGAACAAATAAGATTAGATAATAATAAAAAAATTAAAGTTGATGGTTTATTTATAGAAATAGGATATGTTCCTAATAAAGAAATATTTAAAAATTTGAAAATAAAATTTGAAAATAATTATATCAAAGTAAATAATAAACAAGAAACAAATATTAAAGGTATTTTCGCAGCTGGTGATATAACTTCAAACAATTTAAAACAAATAATTACAGCATGTGGAGAGGGAGCAATTGCTGCTTTTTCTGCTTATAACTTTATAAAAGAAAAGGAAAAATAA
- a CDS encoding thioredoxin family protein, which yields MKIKVIGSGCPTCKKLYQLVMKLKDEGKIKADIEYSEDINELIELGVMGSPVLFINGKVANVGMPPNEERLLEIIKKGSK from the coding sequence ATGAAAATTAAAGTTATTGGCTCTGGATGTCCAACATGCAAAAAACTTTATCAATTGGTTATGAAACTTAAAGATGAAGGAAAAATTAAGGCAGATATCGAGTATTCTGAAGACATCAATGAACTAATTGAACTTGGAGTGATGGGAAGTCCTGTTTTATTTATTAATGGAAAAGTTGCTAATGTTGGAATGCCACCAAATGAAGAAAGACTTCTTGAAATAATTAAAAAGGGTTCTAAATAA
- a CDS encoding tryptophan--tRNA ligase — MQRDFKVTPWEVSGKINYDEFIKEFGISKINNKLLERIKKHTGELHPMLRRKIFFAHRDLNWLLDEYEKGNKFFLYTGRGPSGPVHLGHLGTWIFTKWLQDKFNVELLFQFTDDEKFLFKEKSFEEIQKWTYENMLDVIAVGFNPDKTHFLIDTKHANLIYPEAIKFAKKITLSTVKAAFGFNDSNNIGQIFYTSMQAVPAIIPSILKGKNIPCLIPLAIDQDPHFRVARDVYPKLGFYKPSLIHGIFLPPLSGVSGKMDSSGNKDRDAILTTDTPEEVERKIKKYAFSGGQPTIELHRKLGGNPDVDISFQYLKMFFEPDDKKLKEIEDNYRRGKMSTSELKAYLIEKINAFLKEHQKKRKEAKNLIEKFIFKI; from the coding sequence ATGCAAAGAGATTTTAAAGTTACACCTTGGGAAGTCTCTGGTAAAATTAATTATGATGAGTTTATAAAAGAATTTGGAATTTCAAAAATTAATAATAAACTCCTTGAAAGAATTAAAAAGCATACAGGCGAATTACATCCAATGTTAAGAAGAAAGATATTTTTTGCTCATAGAGATCTAAATTGGCTTTTAGACGAATATGAAAAAGGAAATAAATTTTTTTTATATACTGGAAGAGGACCATCCGGGCCTGTACACTTAGGGCATTTAGGAACATGGATATTCACTAAATGGCTCCAAGATAAATTTAATGTAGAATTATTATTCCAATTTACAGATGATGAAAAATTCCTGTTTAAAGAAAAATCTTTCGAGGAAATACAAAAATGGACTTATGAAAACATGTTGGATGTTATAGCTGTTGGATTTAATCCTGATAAAACTCATTTTTTAATAGATACTAAACATGCTAACTTAATTTATCCAGAAGCAATAAAATTTGCCAAAAAAATAACTTTATCTACTGTAAAAGCTGCCTTTGGATTTAATGATTCTAACAATATTGGACAAATTTTCTATACAAGTATGCAAGCTGTTCCTGCAATTATTCCTAGCATACTAAAAGGAAAAAATATACCTTGTTTGATACCTCTAGCAATAGATCAAGACCCTCATTTCAGAGTTGCCAGAGATGTTTATCCTAAATTAGGATTTTACAAACCATCATTGATTCATGGTATTTTTCTTCCACCATTATCAGGGGTTTCTGGGAAAATGGATAGTAGTGGGAATAAAGATAGAGATGCAATACTTACAACTGATACTCCAGAAGAAGTTGAAAGAAAAATAAAAAAATATGCTTTCTCTGGTGGCCAGCCAACAATAGAATTACACAGAAAACTTGGAGGCAATCCTGATGTTGATATAAGTTTTCAATATTTAAAAATGTTTTTTGAGCCAGATGATAAAAAACTAAAAGAAATTGAAGATAATTATAGAAGGGGAAAAATGTCAACAAGCGAATTAAAAGCTTATTTAATAGAAAAGATAAATGCTTTTCTTAAAGAACATCAAAAGAAAAGAAAGGAAGCAAAAAATCTTATTGAGAAGTTTATTTTTAAGATATAA
- a CDS encoding DNA integrity scanning protein DisA nucleotide-binding domain protein yields the protein MKAKKSENKRKKIEEILIKVGIEIARKGGGALFIISDSCKYKRLLKQKIKPFSIFEKGAEKILMSIGTIDGAVIVNSKGMIKDYGAFIKSKKIFKGFGTRHIAAYNASLNKDTIAILVSEEEKKVKIFKEGKIILQFDTLEKNIQKNVNETFKLLESLGFGTLSSVSISTLIPGLGVSIFPGIILFAAPYYIFRKIQEKRKTKKF from the coding sequence ATGAAAGCAAAAAAAAGTGAAAATAAAAGAAAAAAAATAGAAGAAATTTTAATAAAAGTAGGAATAGAAATAGCAAGAAAAGGCGGAGGTGCTTTATTTATAATTAGTGATAGCTGTAAATACAAAAGATTATTAAAACAAAAAATAAAACCATTTTCAATTTTTGAAAAAGGAGCGGAAAAGATATTAATGTCTATTGGAACAATAGATGGAGCTGTAATAGTAAATTCAAAAGGGATGATAAAAGATTATGGAGCTTTTATTAAATCAAAAAAAATATTTAAAGGTTTTGGTACAAGACACATTGCTGCTTATAATGCTTCATTAAATAAAGATACAATTGCAATTCTTGTTTCAGAAGAAGAAAAAAAAGTTAAAATATTTAAGGAAGGAAAGATAATATTACAATTTGACACTTTAGAAAAAAATATACAAAAAAACGTAAATGAAACTTTTAAGCTATTAGAAAGTTTAGGGTTTGGAACATTATCTTCTGTAAGTATATCTACTTTAATCCCTGGTCTTGGAGTATCTATTTTTCCTGGAATAATTTTATTTGCAGCTCCTTATTACATATTCAGAAAAATACAAGAAAAAAGAAAAACAAAGAAATTTTAA
- a CDS encoding N-6 DNA methylase, producing MLDAQLKSQIRKLWDRFWSGGLVNPITAIEQMSYLLFMKRLEDEDNKRKQEADFAGLKYKSIFEGHEDCKWSYWSNLPAEEILDHVRDKVFPFMRNLGDGDSLYKEYMKNANFSIPTASLLIEAVKIIDDMHIKERNRDTQGDIYEYLLSELQISGKNGQFRTPRHIIKMMIELAKPKYGETILDPACGTGGFLVTAYEYILDKNKKEGVSTLTAKQKQILDEESIYGYDIDETMTRIALMNLMMHGIKKPNIKRLNSLSRAGDEEIPENRYDLILANPPFKGSINEAEISDRFSVKTKKTELLFLELMILALAPQGRCAVIVPDGVLFGNSKAHKAIRKMILEKCRLDAVISMPSGVFKPYAGVSTAVLFFTKGEPTEKVWFYDMENDGFSLDDKRVEIDKNDIPDILERFEKRKEEPNEDRRKKHFFVPVEEIKANDYDLSISKYREVEYEEVKYEKPEILKKKILELEEEIIAGLKEINL from the coding sequence ATGCTCGACGCACAGCTTAAATCGCAAATAAGAAAGTTATGGGATAGGTTTTGGTCAGGAGGATTAGTTAATCCAATAACTGCAATTGAACAAATGAGTTATCTTCTTTTTATGAAAAGACTTGAAGATGAAGATAATAAAAGAAAGCAAGAGGCGGATTTTGCTGGCCTAAAATATAAATCTATATTTGAAGGACATGAAGATTGTAAATGGAGCTATTGGAGCAACTTGCCTGCTGAAGAGATACTAGATCATGTAAGAGACAAAGTATTTCCGTTTATGAGAAACCTTGGAGATGGAGATTCTTTATATAAAGAGTATATGAAAAATGCAAACTTCTCAATACCGACTGCTTCTTTGCTTATAGAAGCTGTTAAAATAATTGATGACATGCACATCAAAGAAAGAAATAGAGACACACAAGGAGATATTTATGAGTATTTATTGAGCGAGCTACAAATCTCTGGGAAAAACGGACAATTTAGAACACCAAGACATATAATTAAAATGATGATAGAACTAGCAAAACCAAAGTATGGCGAAACAATATTAGATCCTGCTTGTGGAACAGGAGGTTTTCTTGTTACAGCATATGAATATATTCTTGATAAAAACAAAAAAGAAGGAGTAAGCACATTAACAGCAAAACAAAAACAAATTCTAGACGAGGAATCAATTTATGGTTATGATATAGATGAAACAATGACAAGAATAGCTCTAATGAATTTAATGATGCACGGAATAAAAAAACCAAATATAAAAAGGTTGAATTCATTATCAAGAGCAGGAGATGAAGAAATACCAGAAAACAGATATGACTTAATTCTTGCTAATCCGCCATTTAAAGGAAGTATAAATGAAGCAGAGATAAGTGATAGGTTTAGTGTTAAGACAAAAAAGACCGAGCTTTTATTCTTAGAATTAATGATTTTAGCACTTGCTCCTCAAGGAAGATGCGCGGTAATTGTTCCAGATGGAGTTTTGTTTGGAAATTCAAAAGCGCATAAGGCAATAAGAAAAATGATATTAGAAAAATGCAGATTAGATGCAGTTATCTCAATGCCTTCAGGAGTTTTCAAACCTTATGCAGGAGTTTCAACTGCTGTTTTATTCTTTACAAAAGGAGAACCAACAGAAAAAGTTTGGTTTTATGATATGGAGAATGATGGTTTTAGTTTAGATGATAAAAGAGTAGAGATTGATAAAAATGATATTCCTGATATATTAGAAAGATTTGAAAAAAGAAAAGAAGAACCTAATGAAGACAGAAGAAAAAAGCATTTCTTTGTTCCAGTTGAAGAGATAAAAGCAAATGATTATGACTTAAGTATTTCTAAATATAGAGAAGTTGAATATGAAGAAGTTAAATATGAAAAACCGGAGATCTTAAAGAAAAAAATTTTAGAGCTAGAAGAGGAAATTATTGCTGGGCTAAAAGAAATAAATCTCTAA
- a CDS encoding restriction endonuclease subunit S, with amino-acid sequence MTTQKTKLPEGWQEVELGDSEFFEILSSGIEKFEGEKDYLSTESIQATKIEKIEAKITFKNRPSRANMQPVLNSVWFAKMQATLKVYVFDENNKDEIKKYILSTGFAGIRCKENKVYPKYLKYFFITNEFNKIKDSLCSGATQKGIRNEEIAKIKIPLPPIETQKKIVAILEKAEKLKEKREQAIKLADEYLKSVFAEMFLKEKDKFEEVELEEVTEIIMGQSPPGNSYNERKKGMPFFQGKAEFTEKYPIVKKWTTYPLKIAEPNSILISVRAPVGDVNINKIKSCIGRGLASIKPSKNISVEYLFYFFIYKKNQIENLGAGSTFKAITSKQLKSIKIPLPPIELQQKFASIVEKVEKLKEKQLESKKKIDEMFNSLMQKAFRGELVK; translated from the coding sequence ATGACAACACAAAAAACTAAACTTCCAGAAGGCTGGCAAGAGGTTGAGCTTGGGGATTCAGAATTTTTTGAAATTTTATCTAGCGGTATAGAAAAATTTGAAGGAGAAAAAGATTATTTATCAACAGAATCAATTCAAGCTACTAAAATAGAAAAAATTGAAGCTAAGATAACTTTTAAAAATAGACCTTCTAGGGCAAATATGCAACCGGTTCTTAATTCTGTTTGGTTTGCTAAAATGCAAGCGACATTAAAAGTTTATGTTTTTGATGAAAATAATAAAGATGAAATAAAAAAATATATCTTGTCTACTGGTTTTGCAGGAATAAGATGTAAAGAAAACAAAGTTTATCCTAAATATTTAAAATATTTTTTTATTACAAATGAATTTAATAAAATTAAAGATTCATTATGCTCTGGAGCAACGCAGAAAGGGATTAGAAATGAAGAAATAGCTAAAATAAAAATCCCTCTCCCGCCCATCGAAACCCAGAAAAAAATCGTCGCTATTTTAGAAAAAGCTGAAAAGCTGAAAGAAAAACGAGAGCAGGCCATAAAATTGGCTGATGAATATTTAAAGAGCGTTTTTGCGGAGATGTTTTTGAAAGAAAAGGATAAGTTTGAGGAGGTTGAGCTGGAGGAAGTTACAGAGATAATCATGGGACAATCGCCTCCTGGAAATTCTTACAATGAGAGAAAAAAAGGAATGCCTTTTTTTCAAGGAAAAGCAGAATTTACTGAAAAGTATCCCATAGTAAAAAAATGGACAACTTATCCTTTAAAAATTGCAGAACCTAATTCAATTTTAATCTCAGTAAGAGCACCTGTAGGTGATGTGAATATTAATAAAATTAAATCTTGTATTGGTCGAGGTTTAGCATCAATAAAACCATCAAAAAATATATCTGTTGAGTATTTATTTTATTTTTTTATTTATAAAAAAAATCAGATTGAAAATTTAGGAGCAGGCAGCACGTTTAAAGCGATAACTTCAAAACAATTAAAATCAATAAAAATCCCTCTCCCGCCCATCGAGCTTCAGCAAAAATTTGCCTCGATAGTTGAGAAGGTTGAAAAGCTAAAAGAAAAACAGCTTGAAAGCAAGAAGAAAATTGATGAAATGTTTAATTCTCTAATGCAAAAAGCATTTAGGGGGGAGCTGGTAAAATGA
- a CDS encoding glycine--tRNA ligase: protein MFIVKKRINGKEYYYARTSKREKGKIKSITIAYLGKTKEEAEKNFQKILKEFNEKNKMEEIEKENKIKLTIEELASFCKRKSFIFKSSEIYGGLSGFWDYGPLGAELFNNLKKDFLKFFLYNRDDMVFIEASIISHPKTWYASGHVSNFQDFAAVCKKCKKAIKLDKSEINNKKCDCGGNYELLGNFNLMFKTNVGALNPIETYLRPETAQGMFLNFKNIYETSRVKLPFGILQIGKCFRNEISPRDFIFRSREFTIGEFEFFINPNENKCNLLDEEHLNLRLKLLDKETQEAGKEEIREVTIKEMIKEKRLEEWHAYWLAEQIMWFNKLNLIDNIRVREHKKDELSHYSSATFDIDYEFPFGILEIAGIANRGQYDLTQHEKESKEKLSIYDEKTKLKIIPKVIEPTFGMDRIFLAIICKGYEYDEKRENIVLKIPSYLAPIKAAIFPIVKNENYEKLAKEIYKELKKEFNVFYDDSASIGRRYARQDEIGTPYCVTVDEESITKKDCTIRDRDTTQQIRVDIKDLKNTLKKLIEKEIKFEDAGKIVNTRKKI, encoded by the coding sequence ATGTTTATTGTTAAGAAAAGAATAAATGGAAAAGAATATTATTATGCAAGAACTAGTAAAAGAGAAAAAGGAAAAATTAAATCAATAACAATCGCTTATTTAGGTAAAACAAAAGAAGAAGCAGAAAAAAATTTCCAAAAAATTTTAAAAGAATTTAATGAAAAAAATAAAATGGAAGAAATAGAAAAAGAAAATAAAATAAAATTAACTATAGAAGAATTAGCTAGTTTTTGTAAGAGAAAAAGTTTTATTTTTAAATCAAGTGAAATTTATGGGGGTTTATCTGGTTTTTGGGATTATGGGCCGTTAGGAGCAGAGCTTTTTAATAACTTAAAAAAAGATTTTCTAAAATTTTTTTTGTATAATAGAGATGATATGGTTTTTATAGAAGCGTCAATTATAAGTCATCCAAAAACTTGGTATGCCTCTGGGCATGTATCAAATTTTCAAGATTTTGCTGCTGTATGCAAAAAATGCAAAAAAGCAATTAAATTAGATAAATCAGAAATAAATAACAAAAAATGTGATTGTGGTGGCAATTATGAATTATTGGGAAATTTTAATTTAATGTTTAAAACTAATGTTGGAGCCTTAAATCCTATAGAAACTTATTTAAGACCAGAAACAGCTCAAGGAATGTTCCTTAATTTTAAAAATATCTACGAAACTAGCAGAGTAAAATTACCTTTTGGTATATTACAAATAGGGAAATGTTTTAGAAATGAAATTTCTCCTAGAGATTTTATTTTCAGAAGCAGAGAATTTACTATAGGAGAATTTGAATTTTTTATTAATCCTAATGAGAATAAATGTAATCTATTAGATGAAGAACATTTAAATTTAAGATTAAAATTACTTGACAAAGAAACTCAAGAGGCTGGAAAAGAAGAGATTAGAGAAGTAACTATTAAAGAGATGATAAAAGAAAAAAGATTAGAAGAATGGCATGCTTATTGGCTTGCAGAACAAATAATGTGGTTCAATAAACTAAACTTAATAGATAATATTAGAGTAAGAGAACATAAAAAAGATGAATTATCTCATTATTCTTCAGCAACTTTTGATATAGATTACGAATTTCCATTCGGAATTTTAGAAATAGCGGGAATTGCAAATAGAGGACAATATGATTTAACACAACACGAAAAAGAAAGTAAAGAAAAATTAAGTATTTATGATGAAAAAACAAAATTAAAAATAATACCTAAAGTAATAGAACCGACTTTTGGTATGGATAGAATATTCTTAGCTATAATATGTAAAGGTTATGAATATGATGAAAAAAGAGAAAATATAGTTTTGAAAATTCCATCTTATTTGGCTCCGATAAAAGCAGCAATTTTTCCTATAGTAAAAAATGAAAATTATGAAAAATTAGCAAAAGAAATATATAAAGAATTAAAAAAAGAATTTAATGTTTTTTATGATGATAGTGCTAGTATAGGAAGAAGATATGCAAGACAAGATGAAATAGGAACACCATATTGTGTGACTGTTGATGAAGAGTCTATAACTAAAAAAGATTGCACTATTCGTGATAGAGATACAACACAACAGATTAGAGTAGATATAAAAGATTTAAAAAATACCTTAAAGAAATTAATTGAAAAAGAAATTAAATTTGAAGATGCTGGTAAAATTGTTAATACAAGAAAAAAAATTTAA
- a CDS encoding metalloregulator ArsR/SmtB family transcription factor has translation MVEENLNILKSLADETRLKIVKILMNGERCVCEIFPYVKRTQSTVSIHLNNLEKNGILESRREGKKIYYKIKDNRVTKLIKLLEEK, from the coding sequence ATGGTTGAAGAAAATCTTAATATCTTGAAATCCTTAGCAGATGAAACAAGACTAAAAATAGTTAAAATTCTAATGAATGGTGAGAGATGTGTCTGTGAAATATTTCCTTATGTTAAGAGAACACAATCAACTGTTTCTATTCATTTGAATAATTTAGAAAAAAATGGAATATTAGAATCGAGAAGAGAAGGCAAAAAAATTTATTATAAAATTAAGGACAATCGAGTAACTAAATTAATAAAATTATTGGAGGAAAAATGA
- the trxA gene encoding thioredoxin, translated as MKKEIIIEVNENNFKEKVINKSKEIPIVVDFWADWCMPCLMLSPILESLAKKFNGKFILAKANIDDTPYIAKKYNITTIPSVKMIKNGEITDEFIGLIPEEEIEKWINKNL; from the coding sequence ATGAAAAAAGAAATAATAATAGAAGTGAATGAAAATAATTTTAAAGAAAAAGTTATAAATAAAAGCAAAGAAATTCCAATAGTCGTTGATTTTTGGGCTGATTGGTGTATGCCTTGTTTAATGTTATCCCCTATATTAGAATCTTTAGCAAAAAAATTTAATGGAAAATTTATTTTAGCAAAAGCTAATATAGATGACACACCTTATATAGCAAAAAAATATAATATTACAACTATACCTTCAGTAAAAATGATAAAAAATGGCGAGATTACTGACGAATTTATAGGTCTAATTCCGGAAGAAGAAATAGAAAAATGGATAAATAAAAATTTATAA
- the endA gene encoding tRNA-intron lyase yields MKKFKIIFTGNSCYSNCSEAFTLYEKSWFGEKKEGKIIYSIFETLYLLEKEKIELIFENKKINFENFFSIISKKDKKIPIKYIVFKDLRSKGYVVKTALKFGAEFRVYEKGTKPHKNKEHAKWILYPLKESDKITMQELSAKSRIAHSTKKNLLIAVVDEEEDVTYYEVSWIKI; encoded by the coding sequence ATGAAAAAATTTAAAATTATATTTACAGGAAATTCTTGTTATAGTAATTGTAGCGAGGCTTTTACTCTTTATGAAAAATCATGGTTTGGAGAAAAAAAAGAAGGAAAAATAATATATTCTATATTTGAAACTTTATATTTGCTTGAAAAAGAAAAAATAGAATTAATATTTGAAAATAAAAAAATAAATTTTGAAAATTTTTTTTCGATTATATCAAAAAAAGACAAAAAAATACCTATTAAGTATATAGTTTTTAAAGATTTAAGAAGTAAAGGCTATGTTGTAAAAACCGCATTAAAGTTTGGGGCTGAGTTTAGAGTTTATGAAAAAGGAACTAAACCCCACAAAAATAAAGAGCACGCAAAATGGATTTTATATCCTTTAAAAGAATCAGATAAAATAACAATGCAAGAGTTATCTGCTAAAAGTAGAATAGCTCATTCTACAAAAAAGAATTTATTAATAGCAGTAGTTGATGAAGAAGAAGATGTAACTTATTATGAAGTAAGCTGGATAAAAATATAA